In one window of Macaca thibetana thibetana isolate TM-01 chromosome 5, ASM2454274v1, whole genome shotgun sequence DNA:
- the LOC126954354 gene encoding 60S ribosomal protein L22-like, with translation MAPGKKLVAKGGKKKKQVLKFTLDCTFPVEDGIMDAANFEQFLQERIKVNGKAGNLGGGVVTIERSKSKITVTSEVPFSKRYLKYLIKKYLKKNNLRDWLRVVANSKESSELCYFQINQDEEEEEDED, from the coding sequence ATGGCTCCGGGGAAAAAACTTGTGGCGAAGGGGggcaaaaaaaagaagcaggttcTGAAGTTCACTCTTGATTGCACCTTCCCTGTAGAAGATGGAATCATGGATGCTGCCAATTTTGAGCAGTTTTTGCAAGAAAGGATCAAAGTGAACGGAAAAGCTGGGAACCTTGGTGGAGGGGTGGTGACTATTGAAAGGAGCAAGAGCAAGATCACCGTGACATCTGAGGTGCCTTTCTCCAAAAGGTATTTGAAATATctcatcaaaaaatatttgaagaagaatAATCTACGTGACTGGTTGCGCGTAGTTGCTAACAGCAAAGAGAGTAGTGAATTATGTTACTTCCAGATTAACCAGGacgaagaagaggaggaagatgaggattaa